A window from Gossypium raimondii isolate GPD5lz chromosome 7, ASM2569854v1, whole genome shotgun sequence encodes these proteins:
- the LOC105784638 gene encoding peroxidase 34-like — translation MVSLTNILLHAFLWLALAATTFSLSPNFYEKFVHKERHMGASLLRLHFHNCFINGCDGSLLLDSTCSFETEKNAHGNLNFVRGFLVIDKIKAKVDRVCGRPVVSCADILVVAT, via the exons ATGGTTTCCCTCACCAATATCCTTCTTCACGCCTTCCTTTGGTTGGCTCTTGCAGCCACCACTTTTTCCTTATCTCCCAACTTTTATGAAAAGTTTGTCCACAAGGAGCGTCACATGGGTGCTTCTTTACTTCGTCTTCACTTCCATAATTGCTTCATTAAT GGTTGTGACGGGTCACTTCTTTTGGATTCTACATGTTCTTTCGAAACCGAGAAAAATGCTCAtggaaatttgaattttgttagaGGGTTTTTAGTTATTGACAAAATTAAGGCTAAAGTGGATAGAGTTTGTGGACGCCCTGTAGTCTCTTGTGCTGATATCTTAGTTGTGGCTACTTAA